The nucleotide sequence TACTTCTGACTATGATGGTTTTCTCCCAAACTACAGAGATGGTAGTACCATTTGGTTTAACATGTTAGCCAATGATGGGTATATAGAATATACCGCAAGTAAAGATAATTCCCTTCTATGGTGTCCAAGCGCGAAGTCAGATGAAAAAGCATATTTTGAGACTACTGCGCATACTGTCTATGCTTATAACAGAGGACTGTCCGGCAAAAAAGAGTCACAAATTAAGTATTCCTCAAAAGCGGCGTTACTTGTTGATGGCGGATTAGACCTCTACTATGTTACCTACTATACTGCTGGTTGGTTTTCCAATTCATACCGCCATAATGAAAAATGCAATCATGTTTTCCTTGATGGTCATATAGAATCACTTTCTGCAGAGGATGTATCAAGAGACCAAACCACAGATACTGGCAGAAATTATTGGTTTGGCATAGATCCTTAAATATTAAACTAAACGGAGGGTAAAATGAGCAAAAAAATATCTATAGTGAGTATTGTAGCTGGGTTATTATTCATGGTAATTGCGTTTACTCAGGAAGTCAGAGCAGAAGAAAAGAAAGAATATGTCTATAATTGGGTTGAGGTTGAAGGGTATGTATCAAGAGGAATGGATACTTTACTTATTGAGACAGATGATACTGCCTGCAACAATAGCTGTCTCAAGGTTGTGGAAAGCGAGAAATATAAAGGAGGAGGAAACTATTGGCCTTATATTTCCTTCAAGTATCCTTTTCTGCTAAATATTCAATACTATATATGGCTGCGTGTACAATCCCCGGTAAATACCGAATTTTTGGTAAGAGTGAAAGACTGGGTTCATGGCGGTGTACAATATGATGGGGTGATTAATTTTGATAATTCTGTTAGAGCAAGAACAAA is from bacterium and encodes:
- a CDS encoding type II secretion system GspH family protein codes for the protein MLNKIRKWGTRAGFTLLELLVVIAVIGLLASMLLPALSKAREMGRRAKCMSNLRQLGLAFQMYTSDYDGFLPNYRDGSTIWFNMLANDGYIEYTASKDNSLLWCPSAKSDEKAYFETTAHTVYAYNRGLSGKKESQIKYSSKAALLVDGGLDLYYVTYYTAGWFSNSYRHNEKCNHVFLDGHIESLSAEDVSRDQTTDTGRNYWFGIDP